A single genomic interval of Flavobacteriales bacterium harbors:
- the trxA gene encoding thioredoxin — protein sequence MSKFNDLINGEQPVLVDFSAEWCGPCKAMAPILKDVKKAMDSSVKIIKVDVDKNPQAAQKFQVRGVPTLILFKAGKLLWRQSGVVPANQLTSIIQNNI from the coding sequence ATGTCAAAGTTTAATGATTTGATCAATGGTGAACAGCCTGTATTGGTCGACTTTTCGGCAGAATGGTGTGGGCCATGTAAAGCTATGGCTCCAATCTTAAAGGACGTCAAAAAAGCTATGGACAGTAGCGTTAAGATAATTAAAGTTGATGTGGATAAAAACCCACAGGCCGCTCAAAAATTTCAAGTTAGAGGCGTTCCTACATTAATTCTTTTTAAAGCTGGTAAATTATTATGGCGACAATCAGGAGTTGTTCCTGCGAATCAACTCACTAGCATCATTCAAAACAACATCTAA
- the murB gene encoding UDP-N-acetylmuramate dehydrogenase → MKPILKNHSLQPFNTFGLEAHAKFFTSFHSIDDLQELRLTPEYQKELKLILGGGSNILLTQDQNAFALLNQIKGIAIEEEDAKSYVITGGGGENWHDFVLHCIQKGYAGIENMSLIPGSVGASPMQNIGAYGTEIKDVFEWLEAFHIETGEVHKFYKNDCDFGYRESVFKNKHQGEYIITKVAYRLQKEPTINTSYGAINQQLESMEINNPTIKDVSDAVIAIRQSKLPDPNEIGNSGSFFKNPIINNQIVELLKANHPNIPIYPVDSAHSKVAAGWLIDQAGWKGKTIDERYGVHKKQALVLVNYGGATGKEIYNLSEEIIQSIQAKFNITLEREVNIL, encoded by the coding sequence ATGAAGCCAATACTTAAAAACCATTCTTTACAACCTTTCAATACTTTTGGGTTGGAAGCTCATGCGAAGTTTTTTACCTCGTTTCATTCTATTGACGATTTACAAGAACTTCGTTTAACTCCTGAATACCAAAAAGAACTGAAGTTAATTTTAGGAGGAGGGAGTAACATTCTTCTGACTCAAGATCAAAATGCTTTTGCTTTACTGAATCAAATTAAGGGAATTGCCATCGAAGAAGAGGATGCCAAAAGTTATGTAATCACTGGTGGAGGTGGAGAGAACTGGCATGACTTTGTTTTACATTGTATCCAAAAGGGTTATGCAGGAATAGAAAACATGAGTTTGATTCCTGGAAGTGTTGGAGCAAGTCCTATGCAAAATATAGGAGCATACGGGACAGAAATAAAAGATGTATTTGAATGGCTTGAAGCTTTTCATATTGAAACAGGAGAAGTGCATAAATTTTATAAAAATGATTGTGACTTTGGATATCGAGAAAGCGTGTTTAAAAACAAACACCAAGGGGAATATATCATTACAAAAGTTGCTTATCGATTACAAAAAGAGCCAACAATCAACACTTCGTACGGGGCAATTAATCAACAATTGGAGTCAATGGAAATCAACAACCCTACGATAAAAGATGTGAGCGATGCTGTCATTGCTATTCGTCAATCAAAACTTCCTGACCCTAATGAAATAGGCAACAGTGGAAGCTTTTTTAAAAATCCTATTATCAATAATCAAATAGTGGAGCTGTTAAAAGCTAACCACCCTAATATCCCAATATACCCAGTTGATTCTGCCCATTCAAAAGTTGCTGCTGGTTGGTTAATAGATCAAGCTGGTTGGAAAGGGAAAACAATTGATGAACGCTATGGCGTACACAAAAAGCAAGCACTTGTTTTAGTCAACTATGGTGGTGCTACTGGAAAAGAAATTTATAACCTTAGTGAGGAAATCATCCAATCTATTCAAGCAAAATTTAACATCACACTAGAAAGAGAAGTGAATATTCTTTAG
- a CDS encoding MG2 domain-containing protein, whose translation MKALKISALLLIVSLLIGCSESTPKTDNLFQFRDYIAQTTSGRQSIANPIIVELSKNVDDWEINTELSNSLLSITPSISGTLTAHNSRTLVFQPSEHLQPNTEYTVTLQLGEIMEVEEAFKTYSFSFKTIEPNFSIITNNIQSYSKEWQYLEGSLTAADIVDLEAVENILTAQQKGNQISVKWEELNPQEFLFTVDSIVRYEEDSDLELTWTGSHMNIDNEGTHQVTIPGKSNFSIIKVDVVQHPDQHLILNFSDPLKKDQNFDGLVTIENVRSLRYVVDGNILSVYPSERITGSANIFVHQGIESFDGYKLKKTREELVAFEQIKPAVRLIKNGVILPNSDHLKFNFEAVNLRAVDVRIIKIYEDNILQFLQSNSLSSQNNVKRVGRRIAKKTIELIKNPKSNTGKWRTYALDLKDLIKTDPGAIYRLEFSFKQAYSLYNCDGTTSEDSEEEYDDYYYEDDYYYEDDDYTQSAEDEDEKEEQYWDNIIYSYRNNYYRWRDRNNPCKEAYYNNERNFTTANVLASDIGLIAKRGNNKSYYFVATDLLTAQPLSGAKITVYNYQQQPIETLTTNGDGIAIYDGKKHLSFAIAQQGNSKTYLKLSDGEALPLSNFNVSGQRLQKGIKGYIYGERGVWRPGDTIHLAFVLNDMENPLPENHPVKLKLTDVNGQLAYQKVTKDHVDGFYRFDIPTQQDDATGNWSATVSVGGANFYKNVKVETIKPNRLKLAIDFEQEVLNANDYINGKLSAKWLHGAIAKNLKAEININFSENSQGFEKFPKYIFNDPICNFYSDEKTFFTGTLNDLGEASFSKYLPQNSKAPGMLKASFLTKVYEQGGSFSIDVITKDFAPFSSFVGLKKPASKAYGSYYTDENVTFQLATVDTKGNPIARNNLEVEVYKVEWRWWWSSSYDNLAQYVGSSNHRPFQSTKVSTNNKGQASFSVNIPEDESGRYLIRIKDPVSGHATGITTYFYRDWWRNNSDENQETASMLIFTADKDNYNVGETAKITFPSSSNGNALISIENGSSVLKTQWIKTAKGETTFELPITEEMAPNVFVNISLLQPHSSTANDLPLRLYGVIPLLVENPDTKLHPIIKMKKELQPEKSFDITVSEKDGKAMTYTIAVVDEGLLDLTRFKTPNAWDEFYKREALGVTTWDVFDDVIGAYSGSVDQVYGIGGDGDLDKNKAKKADRFKPVAMVKGPFKLAAGASQTREFMMPKYVGSVRTMVIVGDRATEAYGNAEETTPVKTPLMVLASLPRKLSPGEQVTLPVSVFAMDKKVKSASVSLKMSKGIQIVGEQTKTLSFSQPDEKMVYFNLDVSKAEGIAKIEVIASGSGEKSSYEVEIDVENTNPESSVFKDVVLENSGSKTVDFSTFGVAGSNKAEIEFSTLPPMNFTKRMQYLIQYPHGCVEQTTSSVFPQLFLADIFDLTIQKKQEIHKNVQAGIDRLGRFQTADGGMGYWIGDRNPNDWGTSYAGHFLLEAEKKGYALPLTFKNNWIKYQQKQARAWRPSYQHYNSDLAQAYRLYTLALAGKPDLSSMNRLKEFTEISNEAKWRLAAAYAIARQSDAAQQIGRTANIHFKPSNYSYYTYGSVDRNRAMALETMVLTNNKQKRELAEYIAKDLSSDSWMSTQTTAYSLLAMAKMVEKGGGKSLAISYSTNGGKSVKITTKNAIAVRDLAIHEGANAITINNSKDNTVYARIITSGILPLGEELAESRGFDVSIHYEDKDGNAIAVDELTQGTTVIANVTITNLKYEYVRDIALTQTFPSGWEIINTRFTDYGSSAGQNNSVAYTDIRDDRVHYYFDLGSKKSKTFKIQLNASYLGKYYLSGVQAEAMYDNDFFVRTKGQWVEVVK comes from the coding sequence ATGAAAGCATTAAAAATAAGCGCACTACTTCTTATAGTTTCTCTTCTGATTGGCTGTTCGGAATCAACACCAAAAACAGATAATTTATTTCAATTTAGAGACTACATTGCCCAAACAACTTCAGGCAGACAGTCTATTGCTAACCCTATTATAGTAGAACTAAGCAAAAACGTAGATGATTGGGAGATAAACACGGAACTATCTAATTCTTTGCTTTCTATTACACCATCAATTTCAGGAACGTTAACTGCTCATAACAGCAGAACACTTGTTTTTCAACCTTCTGAACATTTACAACCTAACACTGAATATACTGTTACACTTCAGTTAGGAGAAATTATGGAAGTTGAAGAAGCTTTTAAGACTTACAGTTTTAGCTTTAAAACTATTGAACCCAACTTTTCTATTATCACCAATAACATTCAATCGTATAGTAAAGAGTGGCAATACTTAGAAGGTAGTTTAACCGCTGCTGACATCGTTGATTTAGAAGCAGTCGAAAACATTTTAACTGCTCAACAAAAAGGAAATCAGATTAGCGTAAAATGGGAAGAGCTAAATCCTCAAGAATTCCTTTTTACAGTAGATAGTATTGTGCGGTATGAAGAAGACTCTGACTTAGAACTAACCTGGACTGGGTCACACATGAATATTGACAACGAGGGGACTCATCAGGTAACCATTCCTGGAAAAAGTAATTTTTCTATTATCAAAGTAGATGTTGTTCAACATCCTGACCAACATTTAATTCTCAACTTTTCTGACCCTCTAAAAAAAGATCAAAACTTTGATGGTTTAGTTACCATTGAGAATGTAAGATCTCTTCGATATGTTGTAGATGGAAATATTTTATCGGTATATCCTTCAGAAAGGATTACTGGTTCGGCCAACATTTTTGTACATCAAGGAATAGAGAGTTTTGATGGCTATAAATTAAAAAAGACACGGGAAGAACTGGTCGCTTTTGAACAAATAAAACCTGCTGTACGATTGATTAAAAACGGTGTGATACTGCCAAACTCTGATCATCTAAAATTTAATTTTGAAGCCGTTAACCTAAGAGCGGTTGATGTACGTATTATCAAAATATATGAGGATAATATTTTGCAATTTTTACAAAGCAACTCTTTAAGCAGTCAAAACAATGTTAAAAGGGTGGGTAGAAGAATTGCCAAAAAAACGATTGAGTTAATCAAAAACCCTAAAAGCAACACAGGAAAGTGGAGGACTTACGCCTTAGATTTAAAAGATCTTATAAAGACTGATCCAGGCGCAATTTATCGACTTGAATTTAGCTTTAAGCAAGCATACTCTTTATACAATTGCGATGGAACCACATCCGAAGACTCAGAAGAAGAATACGATGATTATTACTATGAAGATGACTACTATTACGAAGATGATGACTACACTCAATCTGCTGAAGATGAAGATGAAAAGGAAGAGCAATATTGGGATAATATTATTTATAGTTATCGAAATAATTATTATCGTTGGAGAGACCGCAACAACCCTTGTAAAGAAGCGTATTACAACAATGAACGTAACTTTACAACAGCTAATGTCTTAGCTTCTGACATTGGCTTAATTGCTAAAAGAGGAAATAATAAATCGTATTATTTTGTTGCTACTGATCTTTTAACTGCACAACCTTTATCTGGAGCAAAAATAACAGTGTACAACTATCAACAGCAACCCATCGAAACCTTAACTACTAATGGTGATGGAATTGCAATTTATGATGGTAAAAAGCACCTTTCTTTTGCTATTGCACAACAAGGAAACAGCAAGACCTACTTAAAACTTTCAGATGGCGAAGCGCTTCCTTTGAGCAATTTTAATGTTTCTGGGCAACGTTTACAAAAGGGAATTAAAGGATACATTTACGGTGAACGTGGAGTATGGAGACCAGGTGACACTATTCACTTGGCTTTTGTATTAAATGATATGGAAAATCCTCTTCCTGAAAATCACCCTGTAAAACTAAAATTAACAGATGTAAATGGCCAATTAGCTTATCAAAAAGTGACCAAAGATCATGTTGATGGTTTTTACCGTTTTGATATTCCTACCCAACAAGATGACGCAACAGGAAACTGGTCTGCTACTGTAAGTGTTGGAGGGGCCAATTTTTACAAAAATGTAAAAGTGGAAACAATAAAGCCTAATCGTTTAAAATTGGCAATAGATTTTGAACAAGAGGTTTTAAATGCGAATGACTATATCAATGGAAAACTAAGTGCAAAATGGCTCCATGGAGCTATTGCCAAAAACCTTAAAGCAGAAATTAACATCAATTTTTCTGAGAACAGCCAAGGTTTTGAAAAATTCCCTAAATATATTTTTAACGACCCTATATGTAATTTCTATTCTGATGAAAAAACGTTTTTTACAGGAACTTTAAACGATTTAGGAGAAGCTAGTTTTTCAAAATATCTTCCACAAAATAGTAAAGCGCCAGGAATGTTAAAAGCCTCTTTCCTCACTAAAGTTTATGAGCAAGGCGGTAGTTTTTCTATTGACGTTATTACCAAAGATTTCGCACCTTTCTCTAGTTTTGTTGGACTTAAAAAACCAGCATCAAAAGCCTATGGTTCTTATTATACAGACGAGAATGTTACTTTCCAATTAGCAACTGTTGATACCAAAGGAAATCCAATCGCTAGAAACAACTTAGAAGTAGAGGTCTATAAAGTAGAATGGCGATGGTGGTGGAGTTCAAGTTACGACAACCTTGCTCAATATGTTGGAAGCAGTAATCATAGACCTTTCCAATCTACTAAAGTCTCTACTAACAATAAAGGTCAAGCTTCTTTTAGTGTGAATATTCCTGAAGATGAAAGTGGACGTTACTTAATCCGAATTAAAGACCCTGTTAGTGGTCATGCCACAGGAATAACAACTTACTTCTATAGAGATTGGTGGAGAAACAATTCTGATGAAAATCAAGAAACTGCGAGTATGTTAATCTTCACGGCAGACAAAGACAACTACAATGTAGGTGAAACAGCTAAAATTACTTTCCCATCTAGTAGCAATGGTAATGCGCTTATTAGCATTGAAAATGGAAGTTCTGTACTAAAAACGCAATGGATTAAAACAGCAAAAGGAGAAACAACATTTGAACTTCCTATAACTGAAGAAATGGCTCCAAATGTTTTTGTGAATATTTCTTTATTGCAACCACACAGCTCTACTGCCAATGATCTTCCATTACGTCTATATGGTGTTATTCCTTTATTGGTTGAAAATCCTGATACCAAATTGCATCCAATTATCAAAATGAAAAAAGAGCTTCAACCTGAAAAATCTTTTGATATTACAGTTTCTGAAAAAGATGGAAAAGCGATGACTTATACTATTGCTGTGGTAGATGAAGGATTATTGGACTTAACGCGTTTTAAAACACCAAATGCATGGGATGAGTTTTACAAAAGAGAAGCATTAGGAGTAACAACTTGGGATGTATTTGATGATGTAATTGGAGCGTATAGTGGAAGTGTGGACCAAGTTTACGGTATTGGTGGAGATGGTGATTTAGATAAAAACAAAGCTAAAAAAGCAGATCGTTTTAAACCTGTCGCTATGGTTAAAGGACCTTTTAAATTGGCTGCAGGAGCTAGTCAAACAAGAGAGTTTATGATGCCTAAATATGTTGGGTCGGTAAGAACCATGGTTATTGTTGGAGATAGAGCTACTGAAGCGTATGGAAACGCGGAAGAAACCACGCCTGTAAAAACACCATTAATGGTATTGGCTTCATTACCTCGTAAATTAAGTCCTGGGGAACAAGTTACCTTACCTGTTTCTGTATTTGCTATGGACAAAAAAGTAAAGAGTGCTTCTGTTTCTTTAAAAATGAGTAAAGGAATCCAAATTGTTGGGGAACAAACCAAGACACTTTCTTTCTCTCAACCTGATGAAAAGATGGTCTATTTTAATTTAGATGTTTCTAAAGCTGAAGGCATTGCAAAAATAGAAGTCATTGCGAGTGGAAGTGGGGAGAAATCATCGTATGAAGTTGAAATTGATGTAGAAAACACCAATCCTGAATCTAGTGTATTTAAAGATGTTGTATTAGAAAATAGCGGTTCTAAAACGGTTGACTTTAGCACATTTGGTGTTGCAGGAAGTAATAAAGCCGAAATTGAATTCTCTACATTACCACCTATGAACTTTACCAAAAGAATGCAGTACTTAATTCAATATCCTCATGGATGTGTTGAACAAACAACTTCTAGCGTATTTCCGCAGTTATTCTTAGCCGATATTTTTGATTTAACTATTCAAAAGAAACAAGAAATACACAAGAATGTTCAAGCAGGAATTGATCGCTTAGGACGTTTCCAAACTGCTGATGGAGGAATGGGCTATTGGATTGGCGATCGTAACCCTAACGATTGGGGAACAAGTTACGCTGGACACTTTTTATTAGAAGCTGAGAAAAAAGGTTATGCGCTTCCTTTAACGTTTAAAAACAACTGGATTAAATACCAACAAAAACAAGCTAGAGCTTGGCGTCCAAGTTACCAGCATTACAACAGTGATTTAGCTCAGGCTTACCGCTTATACACCTTAGCTTTAGCTGGTAAACCTGATTTATCTTCTATGAACCGATTAAAAGAATTTACAGAGATTTCTAATGAGGCCAAGTGGCGATTAGCTGCTGCTTATGCAATTGCTCGTCAAAGTGATGCTGCTCAGCAAATAGGAAGAACAGCTAATATTCACTTTAAACCATCCAACTACAGCTATTATACTTATGGTTCTGTTGATCGAAATAGAGCAATGGCTTTAGAAACAATGGTCTTAACCAACAACAAACAAAAACGTGAACTTGCCGAATACATTGCTAAGGACTTATCTTCTGATAGTTGGATGAGCACCCAAACAACTGCCTACAGCTTGTTAGCTATGGCGAAAATGGTAGAAAAAGGGGGAGGAAAATCATTGGCTATTTCTTACAGTACTAATGGTGGAAAATCAGTTAAGATTACAACTAAAAATGCAATTGCTGTTCGAGACTTAGCCATTCATGAAGGAGCAAACGCTATTACAATCAACAACAGTAAAGACAATACTGTTTATGCGCGTATCATTACTTCTGGAATTCTTCCATTAGGTGAGGAATTAGCTGAATCAAGAGGTTTTGATGTTAGTATTCATTATGAAGATAAAGATGGTAATGCAATTGCTGTAGATGAATTAACTCAAGGAACAACGGTTATTGCTAACGTAACGATTACTAATTTGAAGTATGAATATGTAAGGGATATTGCCTTAACGCAAACGTTCCCATCTGGTTGGGAAATCATCAATACTAGATTCACTGATTATGGCAGTAGCGCTGGACAAAATAACAGTGTTGCCTATACAGATATCCGAGATGATCGCGTACATTATTACTTTGATTTAGGTAGCAAAAAGTCGAAAACATTTAAAATTCAGTTGAATGCTTCTTACCTCGGTAAATATTATTTATCTGGTGTACAAGCTGAAGCAATGTACGACAACGACTTCTTCGTTAGAACTAAAGGTCAATGGGTAGAAGTTGTAAAATAA
- a CDS encoding Crp/Fnr family transcriptional regulator: MSKSKLITQLFPELAKQPLLKERIAELCEIQHLPKGTVFLKEGAYIKVIPLLISGLVKVYKEDEEGHEVLLYYIQPGESCIMSLTASLNNESSKVKGVIEEDSEALLLPASQVSTLGKEFPLWNEFVYNLYNTRFDELLSFVKLITFSNKDKLLLEYLHKESSVKNTYSLAITHQKIANELGTSREVISRLLKKLEQEGIVQLGSGKINLLK; encoded by the coding sequence TTGTCAAAAAGTAAACTTATCACTCAACTTTTTCCAGAATTAGCAAAGCAACCTTTATTAAAAGAACGAATTGCTGAGCTATGTGAAATTCAACACCTTCCTAAAGGGACTGTCTTTTTAAAAGAAGGGGCTTATATTAAAGTTATTCCTTTGTTAATTTCTGGGCTAGTTAAGGTTTACAAAGAAGATGAAGAGGGACATGAAGTTTTACTTTATTACATTCAGCCTGGTGAAAGCTGTATCATGTCGCTAACAGCTAGTCTAAACAATGAGTCTAGCAAAGTTAAAGGGGTTATAGAAGAAGATAGCGAAGCTTTGTTATTACCTGCCTCTCAGGTTTCAACGTTGGGTAAAGAATTTCCACTATGGAACGAATTTGTCTACAACTTGTACAACACGCGGTTTGACGAACTCCTTTCCTTTGTCAAGCTTATTACGTTCTCTAACAAAGACAAGTTATTGTTGGAATACTTGCATAAAGAATCAAGTGTAAAAAACACCTATTCTCTAGCGATAACCCATCAAAAAATTGCTAATGAGCTGGGAACATCTAGAGAAGTTATTTCTCGACTTCTCAAAAAACTAGAACAAGAAGGCATTGTTCAATTAGGTTCTGGAAAGATTAACCTCCTTAAGTAA